One Phoenix dactylifera cultivar Barhee BC4 chromosome 14, palm_55x_up_171113_PBpolish2nd_filt_p, whole genome shotgun sequence DNA window includes the following coding sequences:
- the LOC103708083 gene encoding translocon-associated protein subunit beta, whose translation MANSRLGFLLLLLLVAILFSSPAIGSSDAPFMVAHKKVSLARLKTGVERVSVSIDLYNEGSATAYDVSLNDDGWSQDVFELVSGSASKTWERLDAGSTASHSFVLESKVKGMFHGSPAVIKFRVPTKAALQEAYSTPMLPLDILADRPPEKKFEWAKRLVAKYGSLVSVLLLVTLFIYVIATPSKSSAAKASKKRR comes from the exons ATGGCGAACTCGAGACTAgggtttctcctcctcctccttcttgtgGCTATTCTCTTCTCCTCGCCGGCGATCGGGAGCTCCGATGCGCCCTTCATGGTGGCGCACAAGAAGGTCAGCCTCGCCCGGCTTAAGACCGGCGTGGAACGCGTCTCCGTCTCGATCGACCTCTACAACGAAGGATCCGC GACTGCTTATGATGTGAGCCTCAACGATGATGGTTGGTCTCAAGATGTGTTCGAACTTGTCTCTGGCAGTGCATCAAAGACATGGGAAAGGCTTGATGC TGGTTCCACTGCCTCTCATTCATTTGTTTTGGAATCAAAAGTGAAGGGCATGTTCCACGGTTCTCCTGCTGTCATCAAATTTCGTGTACCCACAAAGGCTGCACTGCAG GAGGCTTATTCTACCCCCATGCTGCCATTAGACATTCTTGCTGACAGGCCTCCTGAAAAGAAGTTTGAATGG GCAAAG AGACTGGTGGCTAAATATGGATCACTTGTATCAGTTCTGTTGTTGGTGACGCTGTTCATTTATGTGATTGCAACACCATCAAAATCCAGTGCTGCAAAAGCAAGCAAGAAGAGGCGCTGA
- the LOC103708084 gene encoding uncharacterized protein LOC103708084: MNFQVSPSITWKRDAVFVRGRLFSLLLCFFSFLFPFSRFCPLRAMKSPENPDPLDNCRRLLASTASAASAVESFRGRWSAVAATLGRLRDALNDLSDLPSHSHPLAADLLRSLSQTLSLTLPLALHCRSPDPPAGKLRTQSDIAAVAATLAQLAADADLLLRTGALLDPPTPPQATAAAAPGTSRRESVRSQARSLVTRLQIGSPASRITALDSLIALLREDDKNILIAAAQGVLPALLRLLDSSSSGGEARAKAVAVIARIAAVESCRHVLVADGAPLLHHLVRTIESDCGGPAAREQACAALQTLTLAKDNAMAVGSRGGIVALLEICCDGTPSAQAAAACVLKNLAGVQELRENFLEENGVPVLVRLLASGTPLAQENAIGCLCNLAAGDEGESLKLAIFKDGGLDCLKNYLESGGSGNDRSLEPAIGLLRNLSSFRYIAELAACAGFLLQVIAALDSTTSGTRSEAARAISELAVVGRTRKELGDAVPRLIRMLEAKVAEEKEAAVKALASLVSFPRFRRIFRKEERGVFNVVQLLDPLVWNVEKKYPVSVLLSLSQSRRCRKQMVAVGACGFLQSLAAMEVEGAKRLLESLGRGKLWRVFPRT, encoded by the coding sequence ATGAACTTCCAAGTCTCTCCCTCTATTACATGGAAAAGAGACGCCGTCTTCGTCCGGGGACgactcttctctcttcttctctgtttcttctcctttttatttcCCTTTTCCCGGTTTTGCCCTCTTCGCGCCATGAAGTCACCGGAAAACCCCGACCCACTCGACAACTGCCGCCGCCTCCTGGCCTCCACCGCCTCCGCCGCTTCCGCCGTCGAGTCCTTCCGCGGCCGGTGGTCAGCCGTCGCCGCCACCCTCGGCCGCCTCCGTGACGCCCTCAACGACCTCTCCGACCTTCCCTCCCACTCCCACCCTCTCGCCGCTGACCTGCTCCGCTCACTCTCTCAAACCCTCTCCCTCACCCTCCCCCTCGCCCTCCACTGCCGCTCTCCCGACCCCCCCGCTGGCAAGCTCCGCACCCAGAGCGAcatcgccgccgtcgccgccacCCTAGCCCAGCTTGCCGCCGACGCCGACCTCCTCCTCCGCACTGGCGCTCTCCTCGACCCCCCGACCCCGCCGCAGGCGACGGCTGCGGCGGCCCCTGGGACCTCCCGCCGGGAATCTGTCCGCTCCCAGGCAAGGAGCCTCGTGACCCGCCTTCAGATCGGGAGCCCGGCGTCAAGAATCACCGCGTTGGATTCCCTCATCGCGCTCCTCCGGGAGGACGACAAGAACATCCTGATCGCGGCCGCCCAGGGGGTGCTGCCGGCCCTGCTCCGCCTCCttgactcctcctcctccggcggCGAGGCCCGGGCCAAGGCCGTGGCCGTAATCGCAAGGATCGCCGCCGTCGAGAGCTGCCGCCACGTGCTGGTCGCAGATGGCGCCCCCCTTCTGCACCACCTTGTCCGCACCATCGAGTCCGACTGCGGCGGCCCTGCCGCCCGGGAGCAGGCCTGCGCCGCCCTCCAAACCCTGACCCTTGCCAAGGACAACGCCATGGCCGTCGGCTCCCGCGGCGGCATCGTCGCCCTCCTCGAGATCTGCTGCGACGGCACGCCCTCCGCCCAGGCCGCCGCTGCCTGCGTCCTCAAGAACCTCGCCGGCGTCCAAGAACTCAGGGAGAACTTCCTGGAAGAGAACGGCGTCCCCGTCCTTGTAAGGCTTTTAGCTTCAGGGACTCCTCTTGCCCAAGAGAATGCAATCGGGTGCCTCTGCAACCTTGCCGCCGGTGACGAAGGTGAAAGCCTAAAGCTTGCAATTTTCAAAGATGGCGGCTTGGATTGCCTCAAGAACTACTTGGAAAGTGGCGGCAGTGGCAATGACCGAAGTCTTGAGCCGGCCATCGGATTGTTGCGCAATTTGTCATCTTTCCGGTACATTGCGGAGCTCGCTGCCTGCGCCGGCTTCCTTCTGCAGGTCATCGCAGCATTGGATAGCACCACATCGGGCACGAGATCAGAAGCGGCAAGAGCAATCTCAGAGCTGGCGGTGGTGGGGAGAACGAGGAAGGAATTGGGGGATGCGGTGCCTCGGCTGATCAGAATGTTAGAAGCCAAGGTggcggaggagaaggaggctgcAGTGAAGGCATTGGCCTCACTTGTGTCATTCCCCAGGTTCCGGAGGATATTTcggaaggaggagaggggggtCTTCAATGTggttcaactccttgatcccttGGTTTGGAACGTCGAAAAGAAGTACCCTGTTTCAGTATTGTTATCACTCTCACAGTCGAGGAGGTGTCGGAAGCAAATGGTGGCAGTGGGGGCATGCGGGTTTCTGCAGAGTCTTGCAGCAATGGAAGTCGAAGGGGCAAAGAGGCTCCTCGAGAGCTTGGGAAGGGGGAAGCTATGGAGAGTGTTTCCGAGAACTTGA